GTGCAATGGATAGACTTAGTAATAAGAGATATGAAACGGGGGTCTTCATCAGCATAGCCTCCTTGATTCCTTGTATATTTTATATCTTATAATAATCATAAATAATAAAAAATAATAAGTCAATTAATGTGATTGTATGAGCAATTTTATCATTTAGGGGTACGCCTAAGATTAAAAAATGATAGCGCTGTTTGTTAGCCACCAAAACTGGTATAATAAGGTTAATTAGATTCGTCGGAGGAGTGATCGTGATGAAAAAAGTAGACCGACAGACACGGATTGAACAGATTATTAATCAGCAAGTGATAACCACTCAAGAAGAATTACTAGCAACACTAAGAGATGATGGCATTGATGCCACCCAGGCGACAATCTCGCGCGATATTCGCGAGATGCAGATTGTTAAAGCGCGCGATGTGAACGGTGAGTTACGCTATACCGTTTTTCATGATGATGAGCGGACGCAAGAACAACGGTTGAACGATAAGTTGCGTGAAGTTGCCTTGACGATTACCCAGGTTCAGGTGATGAACGTGATTAAAACTGTTCCTAGTAATGGTAATTTATTAGCAGCGTTGATTGATGATCTGGGATATGAAGATGTCGTCGGGACGCTTGCTGGGCATGATACAATTGTGGTTATCAGCCCGGATGAAGCACATGCGGCCGATTTAAATCAACGGTTTTCGGCACATTTAGCACGCCGTAAAAGGGACTAAATTTTAAAATTAATTATAAAGGGCAACAATAAGTGAGACATTCATAGCTGACTTATTGTTGCCCTTTTTCTGAAGGTATTAATGATGAGTAAGTATTCGTAATGACTTATTTAAGTAAGTGTATGACTGCAAGAAATTATCGGAAAAAAGTTGATATTCAGCAATTTAAGGCTGAAGTGTAAGCCTTATCAATTGACACTCACTCGTTATCTTCTTAACATGAACTATATAAATAAATTTATGCTAATGCATTTATTAGGAGGTTAATGATGGCACATTATCTAGAATTTGACCATGTTTCAAAGATTTATCGCGGTGGTAATAAGGCCGTTGATGACATTAGCTTCACAGTTGATCAAGGGGAATTCATTTGCCTAATTGGGACATCTGGTTCCGGCAAAACAACGACAATGCGCATGA
This DNA window, taken from Latilactobacillus sakei, encodes the following:
- the argR gene encoding arginine repressor yields the protein MKKVDRQTRIEQIINQQVITTQEELLATLRDDGIDATQATISRDIREMQIVKARDVNGELRYTVFHDDERTQEQRLNDKLREVALTITQVQVMNVIKTVPSNGNLLAALIDDLGYEDVVGTLAGHDTIVVISPDEAHAADLNQRFSAHLARRKRD